A single window of Cytobacillus dafuensis DNA harbors:
- a CDS encoding efflux RND transporter permease subunit, with protein sequence MSFITKWAFGNKAAVTLMTILILVIGVVSYFRLPMEFLPTADNPQVTIIAMGQGTDSKTMESEVTIPVERAVTGVNGKKSVYSTTGDGFSKIDIFFEAGSDMKQAKQEVQDALNNVNLPPYISKPTVSQLNTSMIPIANIAVTFKDGMTSENMALVQEKLQPLYQDIKGVSSVDVYGITDSVISVKIDNEKLAEKQVSLQAVMGVLQGQNSALAIGEKIIDGKTSNIKVFGDVTSLDKLKGLIVAPNVTLGDIATIDETKNANFISRFNGKESLDISITKDSKSNAVSISKEVERVTKEINKLYDQQESVVYISSADMVETSVQTMIKEVLLGALFATIVIMVFLRNIRSTFITIVSIPLSLCFTLFLLSWSGITLNILTLGGVAVAVGRLVDDSIVVIENIFRKMQTEKFSVQMIIDATKQVGVAITSSTLTTVAVFLPMSLLNGGLQEFLLPFALTVTYSLLASLIVALTVVPLMSAGLLKNTKLPEHKPAVRFPKIVTWSLNHKWIVFSIAFLLFVGSIGTYFVIPKGAVDNSSADYVVATLSYPNDTPIENVKEKTIELETSIREMDDVNYVISQVGSPAEAARFGYVGSPTEATFSILLKDHANTDKIIEEVEKKKDQYPDAQLDVMAASFMMGGASTNITIDVTGENISDLEKTANHIKEKVEKIDGVEEVTTNQDEKKTVFSFTVDPKKGNTEQIARQLGVMINQTPIGTISLDDKQTPVFLEPVFDTKTTEDLGKIPVMTDTGLVPVSSIASLQEEERSTNQFHKDGETFIRVTASVDPAKLSEISQKVNLVIFGDKKDQKGMKLPDNVEVLVGGASAQQANDFTDLFLTMLVSIGIVFLIMVITFKSIKAPIAILCSLPLAAIGAILGIVISGISVDITALLGALMLIGIVVTNAIVLLDRVKQNEQKMTIREALVEATDTRMRPIFMTAIATICAMLPLLLKETETGSLVSQSLAVVVIGGLAMATLLTLIVIPCIYELLYFRKSKKQRANQSTGQNISL encoded by the coding sequence ATGTCTTTCATAACAAAGTGGGCATTTGGCAATAAAGCTGCTGTTACATTAATGACCATATTAATTTTAGTTATTGGAGTTGTAAGTTATTTTAGACTGCCTATGGAGTTTTTGCCAACTGCTGATAATCCGCAAGTAACCATAATTGCCATGGGTCAAGGGACGGATTCGAAAACGATGGAATCTGAGGTAACTATTCCGGTTGAACGAGCAGTTACTGGTGTGAATGGAAAAAAATCTGTCTACTCTACAACAGGGGACGGATTTTCAAAAATTGATATATTTTTTGAAGCTGGATCCGATATGAAGCAAGCAAAACAAGAAGTTCAAGATGCATTAAATAACGTAAATTTACCTCCATACATATCAAAGCCAACCGTTTCACAGCTCAATACTTCTATGATTCCCATTGCAAATATAGCTGTAACGTTTAAAGATGGAATGACTTCAGAAAATATGGCATTAGTTCAGGAAAAACTCCAGCCATTATATCAAGATATTAAAGGGGTATCCAGTGTTGATGTCTATGGGATAACAGATTCCGTCATTTCCGTCAAAATTGATAATGAAAAATTAGCGGAAAAACAAGTTTCACTTCAAGCTGTTATGGGCGTTCTTCAAGGGCAAAATTCAGCCTTAGCCATCGGAGAAAAAATAATTGATGGAAAAACAAGCAATATTAAGGTGTTTGGTGATGTAACTAGTTTAGATAAACTTAAAGGTTTAATCGTAGCTCCAAATGTTACGCTTGGAGATATTGCAACGATTGATGAAACAAAGAATGCGAATTTCATTAGCCGTTTTAATGGGAAAGAAAGTCTAGATATTAGTATCACAAAGGACAGCAAATCGAATGCTGTGTCAATAAGTAAAGAGGTTGAAAGAGTAACAAAGGAAATAAATAAATTATATGATCAGCAGGAATCAGTCGTGTACATATCATCTGCTGATATGGTGGAGACTTCGGTCCAAACAATGATAAAAGAAGTCCTTCTTGGCGCATTATTTGCAACTATTGTCATTATGGTATTTTTGAGAAATATCCGGTCGACTTTTATTACCATTGTTTCAATTCCGTTATCCCTTTGCTTTACATTATTCTTGTTGTCATGGTCTGGCATCACATTGAATATTTTAACGCTTGGCGGAGTCGCAGTTGCTGTTGGACGTCTAGTTGATGATAGTATTGTTGTTATTGAAAATATTTTCCGAAAAATGCAGACAGAGAAATTCTCTGTTCAAATGATCATCGATGCAACGAAACAAGTAGGAGTAGCGATTACTTCCTCTACATTAACGACAGTTGCTGTGTTCTTACCTATGAGTTTGTTGAATGGTGGCCTTCAGGAATTTCTACTGCCGTTCGCATTAACGGTCACTTATTCCTTGCTTGCTTCATTAATTGTTGCTTTAACTGTTGTTCCGTTAATGAGTGCTGGATTATTGAAGAATACAAAACTTCCTGAGCATAAACCAGCAGTTAGATTTCCTAAGATCGTCACTTGGTCTTTAAATCATAAATGGATAGTATTTTCAATTGCATTCCTTCTTTTTGTAGGTTCTATTGGAACATACTTCGTCATTCCTAAGGGTGCGGTTGACAACTCTTCAGCTGACTATGTTGTTGCCACACTAAGTTACCCAAATGATACACCTATTGAAAATGTAAAGGAAAAAACAATTGAACTTGAAACATCGATAAGAGAAATGGATGACGTCAATTACGTTATTTCACAAGTGGGATCTCCCGCTGAAGCAGCTCGATTTGGGTATGTAGGTTCACCTACAGAAGCGACCTTTAGTATTTTGTTAAAGGATCATGCTAATACAGATAAAATAATAGAAGAGGTAGAAAAGAAAAAGGATCAATACCCTGACGCTCAGTTAGACGTAATGGCCGCTTCTTTCATGATGGGGGGAGCTAGTACCAATATTACGATAGATGTGACGGGGGAAAATATATCAGATCTTGAAAAAACAGCGAATCATATTAAAGAGAAAGTGGAAAAAATTGACGGAGTTGAAGAAGTAACAACCAATCAAGATGAAAAGAAAACCGTTTTTTCCTTTACAGTTGACCCTAAGAAAGGAAATACTGAACAAATAGCTAGGCAACTTGGTGTGATGATAAATCAAACACCAATTGGGACAATCAGCTTGGATGATAAACAAACACCAGTCTTTCTAGAACCCGTTTTTGACACGAAAACAACAGAAGACCTTGGCAAAATTCCAGTCATGACGGATACAGGCCTTGTTCCAGTATCGTCAATTGCATCATTACAAGAGGAAGAGCGTTCAACAAACCAATTCCATAAAGATGGAGAAACTTTCATTCGTGTAACAGCTTCAGTAGATCCAGCTAAACTATCAGAAATATCACAAAAAGTGAATCTTGTGATATTCGGTGATAAAAAGGATCAAAAAGGAATGAAGCTGCCAGATAACGTAGAAGTACTTGTTGGAGGGGCAAGTGCCCAGCAGGCAAATGATTTTACAGATTTATTTCTTACTATGCTTGTTTCCATTGGAATCGTCTTTTTAATCATGGTTATTACCTTTAAGTCAATAAAAGCACCAATAGCTATTCTTTGCTCTCTGCCACTTGCGGCAATCGGAGCAATTTTAGGAATTGTTATAAGCGGAATATCTGTAGATATAACAGCACTTCTTGGGGCACTGATGCTCATTGGAATTGTAGTGACAAATGCCATTGTTCTTTTAGATCGTGTTAAACAAAATGAACAAAAAATGACGATTAGAGAAGCGCTTGTAGAAGCAACAGACACAAGAATGAGGCCGATCTTCATGACTGCGATTGCCACAATCTGTGCAATGCTTCCACTATTATTGAAAGAAACAGAAACCGGAAGCTTAGTCTCACAAAGCCTAGCAGTAGTTGTCATTGGCGGTCTAGCCATGGCAACACTGCTAACACTAATCGTCATCCCTTGTATTTATGAGCTGCTTTATTTTAGAAAATCTAAGAAACAGCGGGCAAACCAATCTACTGGTCAAAATATATCTTTATAA
- a CDS encoding aldo/keto reductase, with product MNFVVLNNGLKMPQLGFGVWRVEDEKAEFAVAKALEVGYRSIDTAMIYNNENGVGNAIKKSSIPREEIFITTKVWNSDQGYENTLKAYEESLERLGLEYVDLYLVHWPTPQYDQYVETYKALEKLYHDGRVKAIGVCNFDIDHLERLLQECDVKPVLNQIECHPYLVQTELKEFCAKHDIFIEAWSPLQQGGEVLNHEVIQKIAEQHNKTTAQVVLRWHLQNNTIVIPKSVTPVRIEENFNVFDFELTAEEITEINRLDRNERKGPNPSEFNLR from the coding sequence ATGAATTTTGTTGTTTTAAATAATGGTTTAAAAATGCCTCAGCTTGGTTTCGGTGTTTGGCGAGTGGAAGATGAAAAAGCAGAATTTGCTGTTGCAAAAGCACTTGAAGTTGGCTATAGATCCATTGATACGGCAATGATATACAATAACGAAAATGGTGTCGGGAATGCAATAAAAAAATCATCTATTCCACGTGAGGAAATTTTCATAACAACAAAGGTGTGGAATAGTGACCAAGGCTATGAAAATACATTGAAAGCGTATGAGGAAAGCCTAGAAAGACTTGGACTTGAATATGTTGATTTATATTTGGTTCACTGGCCAACTCCTCAATATGATCAATATGTTGAAACTTACAAAGCACTGGAGAAGCTTTATCATGATGGACGAGTAAAAGCCATTGGCGTTTGCAATTTTGATATTGATCATCTTGAACGTCTTTTACAGGAATGTGATGTGAAGCCAGTATTAAATCAAATTGAATGCCATCCATATCTTGTTCAAACCGAATTAAAAGAGTTCTGTGCCAAACATGATATCTTTATAGAAGCTTGGAGTCCTTTACAACAAGGCGGCGAGGTATTGAACCATGAGGTCATCCAAAAAATCGCTGAACAACATAATAAGACAACAGCACAGGTTGTCTTACGCTGGCACCTGCAAAATAATACAATCGTTATTCCTAAATCCGTAACACCAGTACGTATTGAAGAGAATTTTAATGTATTTGATTTTGAACTTACAGCAGAAGAAATAACTGAGATCAATAGGCTTGACCGTAATGAACGAAAAGGTCCAAATCCTAGTGAATTCAATTTGAGATAA
- a CDS encoding alkaline phosphatase family protein codes for MNKALTKNMVIISFDCLSALDFELLRTLPNFQRVLQNGSYSRHVDTIYPSLTYPCHTTIITGKYPKNHGIINNTLLQPGVASPDWNWYRSSIKGTTLYDEASKANLTTAALLWPVTGKAKSIQYNLPEIFPNRKWQNQILVSLLSGTPYYQWELNNRFGHIRNGLSQPELDDFVLESAVHTILTRSPNLLLVHFTDLDTQRHYHGVFSDEAIKAIHRHDIRLGRILNALEECGRLSDTTIVVLGDHSALDENKAVQLNVLFKEKNLISVNVNGKIIDWKAYCKSCDGSAYIYLKNKDDVETNLFVRSILEDLIVDPSNGIESMITGEEAGKKGADPACAFMIEARHGFYFHDEHLGDYIHHITNEDVLPGKKYTFASHGYSPEKQEYKTIFLATGRGIRQNEVIPSMRLIDIGPTLARILGLDLGQTDGEVIADFLTIDTKNNLTKGVV; via the coding sequence ATGAATAAAGCACTTACTAAAAACATGGTCATTATCTCTTTTGATTGTCTGTCTGCATTAGATTTTGAACTTCTTCGTACACTACCAAATTTCCAGCGAGTCTTGCAGAATGGTTCATATTCTCGGCATGTAGATACGATTTATCCGTCTTTAACATACCCTTGTCATACAACCATTATTACTGGGAAATACCCCAAAAACCATGGGATAATAAATAATACTCTTTTGCAGCCTGGGGTAGCTTCACCGGATTGGAACTGGTATCGAAGCTCCATAAAAGGTACAACTTTATATGATGAGGCTAGTAAAGCAAATCTCACAACCGCCGCTCTTCTTTGGCCAGTTACTGGGAAAGCAAAAAGTATACAATATAATCTACCGGAAATTTTTCCAAATAGGAAATGGCAAAATCAAATCCTCGTTTCGCTTTTGAGTGGAACACCTTACTATCAATGGGAGCTTAATAATCGTTTTGGTCATATTCGAAATGGTTTAAGTCAGCCTGAATTAGATGACTTTGTGTTAGAGTCAGCTGTTCACACGATTTTAACGAGAAGCCCCAATTTATTACTTGTTCATTTTACTGATTTGGATACTCAGCGCCATTACCATGGTGTATTTTCTGATGAAGCAATTAAAGCCATTCATCGCCATGATATAAGGCTTGGACGTATATTAAATGCTCTTGAGGAATGTGGAAGACTTTCTGACACAACCATTGTAGTGCTTGGTGATCATAGTGCTCTCGATGAGAATAAAGCCGTGCAGTTAAACGTTTTATTTAAGGAGAAGAACTTAATTTCAGTAAATGTAAATGGAAAAATTATTGATTGGAAGGCATATTGCAAAAGCTGTGACGGCTCTGCATATATTTATTTAAAAAACAAAGATGATGTTGAAACAAATCTTTTTGTAAGGAGCATACTAGAGGATTTAATAGTAGATCCTAGCAATGGAATTGAGAGCATGATAACAGGAGAGGAGGCTGGTAAAAAAGGAGCAGATCCGGCTTGTGCTTTTATGATTGAGGCAAGGCATGGATTTTATTTTCATGATGAGCATCTTGGTGATTATATTCATCATATTACGAATGAAGATGTTCTGCCTGGCAAAAAATACACTTTTGCTTCACACGGCTATTCGCCTGAAAAACAGGAATACAAGACAATTTTTCTAGCCACTGGCAGAGGGATTCGGCAAAATGAAGTTATTCCATCTATGCGTCTTATTGATATTGGTCCAACATTAGCAAGAATACTAGGGTTGGATTTAGGGCAAACGGATGGAGAAGTTATCGCGGATTTTTTAACTATTGATACAAAAAATAATTTAACAAAGGGGGTAGTATAA
- a CDS encoding MFS transporter, translated as MGKMTKPERSWAFYDWANSAYSIVVVTAIFPLYFKSAATEAGISATTSTAYWGYANSFATLIVSILAPLLGTIADFRGFKKRFFTFFASLGVIFTLLLAVVPNDQWLILLGFFVFTSVGFAGANIFYDAFLVDVTSEDRMNRISSNGFALGYIGSTIPFIISIAIIILAQQEIIPLSVGIASQIAFVITALWWGLFTIPMLKNVEQKYYVERVSNPVATSFKKLFTTLKNIKAYRALFLFLLAYFFYIDGVHTILTMSTAYGSDLGISASTLLIVLFLVQVVAAPFTIMFSKLGQKFSEKKMIFVAIIVYIIICIYAYFLKTAIDFWILAMLVATVQGGIQALSRSYFAKLIPKESSNEFFGFYNIFGKIAAIAGPTLMGVTAQLTGNTSSGVFSLIVLFVFGAFILWRVPNHVVFSAEQSAANQISR; from the coding sequence ATGGGGAAAATGACTAAACCTGAACGAAGCTGGGCCTTTTATGATTGGGCAAATTCCGCATATTCTATTGTTGTCGTTACTGCTATTTTTCCTTTATATTTTAAATCTGCAGCAACAGAAGCCGGAATTTCTGCAACTACATCAACAGCCTACTGGGGTTATGCAAACTCATTTGCTACACTGATCGTTTCCATATTGGCTCCATTGCTTGGTACAATTGCTGATTTTAGAGGCTTTAAAAAGAGATTTTTTACTTTTTTTGCGTCATTAGGAGTTATTTTTACACTTCTATTAGCGGTTGTACCAAATGATCAATGGTTAATATTGTTAGGATTTTTTGTTTTTACTTCCGTTGGGTTTGCAGGAGCAAATATTTTTTATGATGCTTTTTTAGTAGACGTAACGAGTGAAGATCGAATGAACCGCATCTCTTCAAATGGATTTGCGCTTGGTTATATTGGGAGTACAATCCCATTTATCATTTCAATTGCAATAATTATTTTGGCTCAGCAAGAAATCATCCCATTATCTGTAGGGATTGCAAGTCAAATTGCATTTGTGATTACAGCTCTATGGTGGGGACTTTTCACAATCCCGATGTTAAAAAATGTGGAGCAGAAATACTATGTAGAGCGAGTCTCTAATCCTGTTGCAACAAGCTTTAAAAAACTGTTTACCACTTTGAAAAATATTAAAGCATATCGTGCACTATTTCTATTCTTACTTGCTTATTTCTTTTACATTGATGGTGTTCATACGATTTTAACTATGTCTACTGCTTATGGATCAGACTTAGGCATTAGTGCTTCAACATTGTTAATCGTATTGTTTTTAGTCCAAGTTGTGGCAGCGCCATTCACGATTATGTTTAGTAAGCTAGGTCAGAAATTTAGTGAAAAGAAAATGATCTTTGTGGCCATCATTGTATATATAATTATTTGTATTTACGCCTATTTCTTAAAAACAGCCATAGACTTTTGGATTTTAGCTATGCTTGTGGCAACAGTTCAAGGTGGAATTCAAGCTTTAAGTCGTTCCTATTTTGCTAAGCTTATTCCAAAAGAATCTTCCAATGAATTCTTTGGCTTTTACAATATTTTCGGAAAGATTGCAGCAATAGCCGGCCCCACGCTAATGGGTGTAACAGCTCAACTAACAGGAAATACGAGCAGCGGAGTCTTTAGCTTGATCGTATTATTTGTCTTTGGCGCTTTCATTCTCTGGCGGGTTCCAAATCATGTCGTGTTCTCTGCGGAGCAATCTGCTGCGAATCAAATTAGCAGGTAA
- a CDS encoding DUF1641 domain-containing protein, translating to MTATLTQPRPEQENLDVSFNQERQELLDQLLKPEVQESLTTLVEQLPKLTELVSILNKSYDFAQSVATDDVLKNDTIGAIKEMVDPVKDTVKNIAATAIEAKDRAEESHEVIGLFGILKMLKDPQAQKLFRFVNAYLQIAEEKNSQK from the coding sequence ATGACTGCAACGCTTACTCAACCAAGGCCAGAACAAGAAAATCTTGATGTGTCATTTAATCAGGAAAGACAAGAATTACTTGATCAGCTATTAAAACCTGAGGTACAGGAATCCTTAACAACATTAGTAGAACAACTCCCTAAATTAACTGAGCTTGTTTCGATCTTAAATAAGTCATATGACTTTGCTCAATCAGTTGCTACTGATGACGTATTAAAGAATGATACAATTGGCGCTATCAAAGAAATGGTAGATCCAGTTAAAGATACTGTGAAAAATATTGCAGCTACAGCTATTGAAGCTAAGGACCGTGCGGAAGAAAGCCATGAAGTGATTGGTCTTTTCGGTATTTTAAAAATGCTAAAAGATCCGCAAGCACAGAAGCTTTTCCGTTTCGTAAATGCTTATCTGCAAATCGCAGAAGAAAAAAATAGTCAAAAATAG
- a CDS encoding NAD(P)/FAD-dependent oxidoreductase: protein MSKHIVILGAGYGGLLSALTVRQYLNREEAYVTVVNQYPTHQIITELHRLAGGTISEKAISMPLEKLFKGKDIDLKIATVDSFSVDKKEVKLNDGSTLTYDALVVGLGSKTGYFGIPGLEENSMVLKSVNDANNIYNHIVGRIREYAKTRNEADATIVIGGGGLTGVELVGEIVDNMTKVAKSFGVDPKELKIKLVEAGPKILPVLPDHLIERATTSLEARGVEFLTGLPVTNVSGNEIDLKDGTKIIANTFVWTGGIQALPIVEQSGLACDRGRATVNEFLQSTTHPDVFVVGDSAVAFPEDGGRPYAPTAQNAWQMGELVGYNLFAYLQDKAFEKFAPVNSGTLASLGRKDSVASIGANGTSLKGLPASLMKEASHVRYLTHIKGLFSLAY, encoded by the coding sequence ATGTCAAAACATATTGTTATCTTAGGTGCAGGTTATGGCGGACTTCTTTCAGCTTTAACTGTTCGTCAATATTTAAATAGAGAAGAAGCTTATGTAACTGTAGTAAACCAATACCCAACACACCAAATCATTACTGAACTTCACCGTCTAGCAGGTGGAACAATTTCTGAAAAAGCTATCTCTATGCCTTTAGAAAAACTTTTCAAAGGTAAGGATATCGACCTGAAAATTGCTACGGTAGACTCTTTTTCTGTAGATAAAAAAGAGGTAAAGCTTAATGATGGTTCTACTTTAACTTATGATGCACTTGTTGTTGGTTTAGGAAGTAAAACTGGTTACTTTGGTATTCCAGGGCTTGAAGAAAACAGCATGGTATTAAAATCAGTTAATGATGCAAATAATATTTACAATCATATTGTTGGCAGAATTCGTGAATACGCAAAAACGAGAAATGAAGCAGATGCAACCATTGTTATTGGCGGTGGCGGCTTAACTGGCGTAGAGTTAGTTGGCGAAATTGTTGATAACATGACTAAAGTTGCTAAGAGCTTTGGTGTTGACCCAAAAGAATTGAAGATCAAGCTTGTTGAAGCAGGTCCGAAAATTCTTCCTGTCTTACCAGATCATTTAATTGAACGTGCAACGACTAGCTTAGAAGCTCGTGGAGTAGAATTCTTAACTGGTCTTCCTGTCACAAATGTAAGCGGCAATGAAATTGATCTTAAAGACGGTACGAAAATCATTGCGAATACTTTCGTCTGGACAGGCGGTATCCAAGCTCTTCCTATTGTTGAACAGTCAGGACTTGCTTGCGATCGTGGCCGTGCAACAGTTAATGAATTCCTTCAATCAACAACTCACCCTGATGTGTTTGTTGTTGGTGATAGTGCTGTTGCATTCCCTGAAGATGGCGGTCGTCCTTATGCACCAACAGCACAGAACGCTTGGCAAATGGGCGAACTAGTTGGCTACAACCTATTTGCATATCTTCAAGACAAAGCATTTGAAAAGTTTGCTCCTGTAAATTCAGGTACACTTGCAAGTCTTGGCCGTAAAGATAGCGTTGCTTCTATCGGAGCTAATGGTACATCACTTAAAGGATTACCAGCTTCCCTAATGAAGGAAGCAAGTCATGTGCGCTACTTGACACATATTAAAGGTTTGTTTAGTTTGGCTTACTAA
- the pepT gene encoding peptidase T: protein MKNEIIERLTTYVKIDTQSNEENETCPSTQGQIILANLLVEELKSIGMEEVTIDENGYVMATLPANTDKTVPTIGFLAHLDTATDFTGANVKPQIHEKYDGNDITLNNELHIVLSPKDFPSLIQYKGHTIITTDGTTLLGADNKAGIAEIMTAMTYLINHPEIKHGKIRVAFTPDEEIGRGPHKFDVAAFNAKYAYTVDGGPLGELEYESFNAAAAKITIKGNNIHPGTAKGKMVNSAKIAMEFNAKLPFEEAPEHTEGYEGFYHLSSVSGDVEETKLSYIIRDFDKDNFLARKTKIEEIVQELKEKYGHDNIRLEMKDQYYNMREKIEPVKKIVDIAYEAMMKLDIKPIIKPIRGGTDGSQLSYMGLPTPNIFTGGENYHGKYEYISVDNMVKATEVIVNIIRLFEEKGE from the coding sequence TTGAAAAATGAAATCATTGAAAGATTAACCACTTACGTAAAAATCGACACACAATCTAATGAAGAAAATGAAACATGTCCTTCAACGCAAGGTCAAATTATATTGGCAAATTTACTAGTCGAGGAACTAAAGTCAATCGGAATGGAAGAAGTAACAATTGATGAAAATGGATATGTGATGGCGACTCTTCCTGCCAATACAGACAAAACAGTACCAACGATTGGATTTTTAGCCCATCTAGATACAGCGACTGATTTTACTGGTGCAAATGTCAAACCACAAATCCATGAAAAGTATGATGGAAATGACATTACCTTAAATAACGAGTTACATATTGTTCTCTCACCAAAAGATTTTCCAAGCTTAATCCAATATAAAGGTCACACAATCATTACCACAGATGGCACAACTCTTCTTGGAGCTGACAACAAAGCTGGGATTGCTGAAATTATGACCGCAATGACATACCTTATTAACCATCCAGAGATAAAGCATGGAAAAATTAGAGTTGCTTTTACACCAGATGAAGAGATTGGAAGAGGTCCGCATAAATTTGATGTTGCAGCCTTTAATGCAAAATATGCATATACAGTAGACGGCGGCCCACTCGGAGAACTCGAATATGAAAGCTTTAATGCCGCAGCTGCTAAAATTACTATTAAAGGGAATAATATTCACCCTGGAACAGCGAAAGGAAAAATGGTCAACTCTGCAAAAATAGCAATGGAATTCAATGCTAAGCTGCCATTCGAAGAGGCACCTGAACATACAGAAGGCTATGAAGGCTTTTATCATTTAAGCTCTGTAAGCGGAGATGTGGAGGAAACAAAGCTCAGTTATATTATTCGTGATTTTGATAAGGATAACTTCCTTGCAAGAAAAACAAAAATAGAAGAAATCGTTCAGGAACTGAAAGAAAAATATGGTCATGACAATATTCGTCTTGAAATGAAGGATCAGTATTACAATATGAGAGAGAAAATTGAACCAGTCAAGAAAATTGTAGACATTGCCTATGAAGCGATGATGAAATTAGACATTAAGCCAATTATCAAACCAATACGTGGAGGAACAGACGGCTCACAGCTTTCATATATGGGACTTCCAACACCAAACATTTTCACTGGCGGCGAAAATTACCATGGAAAGTATGAGTATATTTCTGTTGATAATATGGTGAAAGCTACAGAAGTGATTGTTAATATCATTAGACTGTTCGAGGAAAAGGGAGAGTAA
- a CDS encoding amidohydrolase, producing MKQDPIQFIEHNREQILQTYQELHQLAEPSWQEEKTSAYIREKLIRAGLNVRTFEDHFGLVVEMKGELNDVIALRADMDALVQEVDGKVRANHSCGHDGHSTMALFTALAIANSEHSFKHTVRVIFQPAEEKAEGALKMIEAGALENVKFLGGIHVRPAIEIPFKKAAPVILHGSTATIQGVIKGVPAHAARPEEGNNPLEAAAFLIQAIRQIQLKDAHKYSIKITELHGGEASNLIPETVHFTFDLRAETNETMNKLILKAEQTIKKISELTETVIESSLGEYSPAAVRNPKAMELGKKAITSILGEENYVQECPSPGAEDFHFYSLKKPEISATMIGLGCDLKPGLHHPKMNFNQGALVYGTKILTSLLLEADQEKW from the coding sequence GTGAAACAAGATCCGATTCAATTTATTGAACATAACCGAGAACAAATTCTACAAACCTATCAAGAGCTTCATCAGCTTGCAGAACCAAGCTGGCAGGAGGAAAAAACATCTGCCTATATTCGAGAGAAACTAATTCGAGCTGGGTTAAATGTAAGAACGTTTGAAGATCATTTTGGTTTGGTTGTAGAGATGAAGGGAGAATTAAATGATGTCATCGCCCTTCGTGCAGATATGGATGCATTAGTTCAGGAAGTGGATGGAAAGGTTCGTGCAAATCATTCATGTGGTCATGATGGACATAGTACTATGGCCCTTTTTACGGCGCTCGCCATAGCGAATTCGGAGCACTCATTCAAACATACTGTTCGTGTTATTTTCCAGCCTGCTGAAGAAAAAGCGGAAGGGGCACTGAAAATGATTGAAGCAGGTGCATTAGAAAATGTTAAATTTCTTGGAGGGATTCATGTACGACCAGCTATAGAAATTCCTTTTAAAAAGGCTGCACCTGTCATTCTTCATGGATCTACGGCAACTATTCAAGGTGTAATAAAGGGTGTTCCAGCACATGCGGCAAGACCAGAGGAAGGAAATAACCCGCTTGAAGCAGCTGCTTTCTTAATTCAGGCTATTCGTCAGATCCAATTGAAGGATGCACATAAGTACTCTATCAAGATAACAGAGCTGCACGGTGGTGAGGCATCGAATTTAATTCCGGAAACGGTTCATTTTACATTCGATTTAAGAGCTGAAACGAATGAAACGATGAACAAGCTTATATTAAAAGCAGAACAAACGATAAAGAAAATCTCTGAACTGACAGAAACAGTGATTGAGTCAAGTCTTGGGGAATATTCACCCGCAGCTGTACGCAATCCTAAAGCAATGGAGCTTGGGAAAAAAGCCATTACTTCTATCCTTGGGGAAGAAAATTATGTTCAAGAATGCCCTTCTCCAGGAGCGGAGGATTTCCACTTTTATTCGTTAAAAAAACCGGAAATTTCAGCTACAATGATTGGTCTAGGATGTGATCTAAAGCCAGGCCTTCATCATCCAAAAATGAATTTTAATCAAGGAGCCTTGGTGTACGGAACGAAAATATTAACAAGTCTTTTGTTAGAAGCAGATCAGGAGAAATGGTAA